GGCCGCTAAACCCGCGGCGCCTCCGCCGACGACGACAACAGCTATGCGTCGGGCATCGCCGGAGCTGTCCGTCCTGGCCATAGGGAGGGGCGATCGCTTCTCAGTGCTTCTGGCGCCCGGTGTCGTCGTCGCACGGCTCATCTGCCCGGGCCGACCGGGCCTGTTCGGCCGTGTCGGTCATAACGCAGCTGGGCAGGGGCTCGGCCTTCATCGGCAGTCCGCAGCAGACCGGGATCGGGGCGCCCTCGGCGGCCGTGGCTTTGGCGCCGCACTCTTCGCAGACATAAGTGATTGTCTTCATGAGCCTATATTGACATGCTCCGGGCCGGTTGATCAAGCGCGGCCGGGAAAAGCCTGTCCGGCGGCGAAGAACGAGTCGATTTCGGTCCGCAGGCGGGCCTTGTCGGCATCCCCGCACCAGGCTGCTTCGACGGCGTTCCTGGACAGCCGCCGGACCTCGTCCTCGATCAGGCCGAAGGCCGCATCCAGGAGGGCGAACTCCCCGGGCAGATCGCAGCCGAAGACGGCCGGGTCGTCCGTGGCCAGGCTGACGCACAAGCCGCGGCGGAGAAAAGCGGCGGCCGGATGGTCCTCGATCCGAGCAACGGCGCCCAGCCGCAGGTTGGATGTCGGGCACATGGCCAGGGGAATCCTCTCCCGGGCCAGGCGATCAATCAGGGCGGGATCCGAGGCCGCCCGGACGCCGTGCGAGATCCGATCGACCCGCAGGGAATCCAGTGCTTTCCGGATGCTTTCGGGCCCAGCCGTCTCGCCGGCATGCGCCTCTGTCCGCAGTCCGGCCCGGCGGGCCCGCTCAAAGGCCGGAGCGAAGGGGGCGGGCGGATGATCGACCTCCGAGCCGCCGAGTCCCATCCCCGCCACCAATGGATGATCCATCTCGGCCAGGGCTTCGGCCAGACCGAGCGCCTCGGCCGGGCCGTTGTCCCGAACGGCGTCGGCCACGAGACG
The DNA window shown above is from Candidatus Aminicenantes bacterium and carries:
- the add gene encoding adenosine deaminase, which gives rise to MDRAFLERMPKVELHVHLEGAIPIGSLRLLAEKYGRDLDADPGWAVLRDRAFRGFPDFVAAWRLISGCLREAEDYRLIAGAVARDLIRQGIRYAEVLFSPTLDAVKPLGPQRIVEAVAAGFAPHCGMLTIRLVADAVRDNGPAEALGLAEALAEMDHPLVAGMGLGGSEVDHPPAPFAPAFERARRAGLRTEAHAGETAGPESIRKALDSLRVDRISHGVRAASDPALIDRLARERIPLAMCPTSNLRLGAVARIEDHPAAAFLRRGLCVSLATDDPAVFGCDLPGEFALLDAAFGLIEDEVRRLSRNAVEAAWCGDADKARLRTEIDSFFAAGQAFPGRA